TTTAAAGGAATGCTAGCATCCTAGTTCTCCGGTTTATTCCAGTGtggatgtggaagcactccgtcggttacgacgatgagggttccggttgatccgaatcaacggaacagcctgctcgtgaaattaacgtgtaagtggctgagcaatccacagacaagtgtacccttaacgcagttctcggggatattcagcgtgacacagagagtgacaaggccggccctttgaaatacaggtacaacagaaacaggaagtaagagtgagagaaagttgtggtgaaagagtacagcagggatcaccaccatcccctgccggagcctcgtggagctttaggtgttttcgctcaataaacactcacaacgcccggtctgggaatcgaaaccgcgatcctatgaccgcgagtccgctgccctaaccactgggccattgcgcctccacttattccAGTGTAAGGGTAATTTGGTTGGAACCTTATAGAAACTCTTCTCTAAATACCTTACAAAGGAAAATAGATATAGTGATATCATTATTCAGTGTCTAATAATTTATGCCAGATTATATCTTCAATTAGCGAAAGGAAATTAATCTAATTTGTATAATAACTGTAATCGTAGTAAACGCCATAacagtaatattaataaaaacgttATCAGTGAAAGTAAATTTGAAAAGTCTAGTGGACAAGGGGAAACAATCCATGTCAAATCCCATTTCAACTTCTTGAATGGAGATAAAATGTCAAATAGCAATTATACTGAATGTAATGATATGAAACAGAGTAATAATACGAGTACTAATGAAAATACTTTTTGTGATTGCAGGGTTAGAAGTGAATGTTTATTGTAAAAGTATGCTGTTTACaggtgtatactcttttacttgtttcagtcatttgactgcggccatgctggagcaccgccttttagtcgagcaaatcgaccccgggacttattattttgtaagcccagtacttattctatcggtctcttttgccgaaccgctaagtaacggggacataaacacaccagcatcggttgtcaagcaatgctagggggacaaacacacacacatacacatatatatatatatatatatatatatatatacatatatacgacaggtttctttcagtttccgtctaccaaatccactcaaaaggctttggttggcccgaggctatagtagaagacacttgcccaaggtgccatgcagtgggactgaacccggaaccatgtggttggtaaacaagcaacttaccacacagccactcctgcgccgtatGGTGGTATTTAAAGGtaaaaatgtcttctaccatagggGCTACGTAGAATTTTGTTAAGAAACACGTCTCTAACcatatatacatctttaataATCGGAACAGGTCTTCTGTCAGCCTCAGCAAATTATTTGGGacttgaaagagaagaaaaaaaaatttagatggTTTACCATCTTAATGTGTTGTTATGAAGGAGAGAATAAAGTTCTAGCTACTGTGACAATAAACTGCTCAATATAATTATAGTTTGGTGGGCAATCATCTGCAGCAGATGACAGAACttatttgataaatataattttaaatggtaCTATTTGAAATACTGTTCTCGAGTTctacaaaagaaaatgaatcatGGATCTATAATTaagacgtctggcagctgacttggcagacacccataaaattatcgaccaccgtacaaacaataactcagaGCGCCTTtttaaactccacccatctaacacccgtggacatatttacaaagtaagaaaacagcacagctcccatgacttcaggaaacattttttcacgctgagagttgctgaagcatggaacaaactgccggcatcagttgttagttgtcggagcactgcatccttcaaaacttccatgcttcctgagattcgccaacactacacttgatttcctcccctccatacacacgcaagcatgtatctgactcatacactgttcactttccaggcatttgtacattactgtatgTACTTTATAcgtactttctgacaagttgtggtgcacctgagcactgtatacaataatttcattattattattatttaaaaactccacctgtctaacacctgtggacatatttacaaagtcagaaaacagcacagctcccatgacttcaggaaacattttttcacgctgagagttgctgaagcatggaacaagctgccagcatcagttgttagttgttggagcactgcatccttcaaaacttccatgctttctgagattcaccaacactacacctgattttctcccctccatacacacacaagcatgtatctgactcatacactgttcgctttccagacatttctacattactgcatatactttatatgcactttctgacaagttgtggtgcacctgagcactgtatacaataatttcattattattattattataattttcattgATCACATGACTGGTGCAACTTTTCACTAAACTACCCAGGAAATGTGTTTTATCAGCTTTCTTCTACTTTTACTTCTCTAAAAcactgttcttttttttccttttttataaaaaaacacaatGAGGCGATAAACCTCTTACTTAGTTcagaattcttttttttccttttgaagcaCAATGAGGCTGTAAACCTCGTACATAGTTCAATATTGAAAAAACACACCCACGAGGCAATAAacctctcacttttttttttacattttgtagaCTCTTTTTGAGTCCAAATGTCCAATACTTCAAGTTTTCCGTCCGATCAGGCCCCTCGCTTCATCGAAGCATCTATTCGGTTCCAAGCTGGACCACTTGGCCATATATCTAGAGGAGTCTACTGGGAAGGAATTCATTATCCTGCACAGTTTGTTATCCCATaagacctccgcagccacctgcgaaggccactcagggTCCTCCGTGCAGGACAGAAGTCCCTCCcattcaaatttttttaattcattctgCAAAGTTCCTCCCTTGTAGAAGAGGACCACAAATTCCTCCTCCAGCGGCACACCCGCCGAAGGAGAATCGGGACACGCCGGCAGCATGTCACAACCCGCTGGCAATgtcccatttttctttttccctcgGGCCGCGGGAGAGTGGTGTTCCTTTGCTGTGTCCAGCAGGTCCTCCTTTTCTCACGCAGCCCTTGGGTCCTTCAgagggcaaccattgttgcccaccttgggaagcaaacctcttaccacacagccacacttgcacctgtggtggaagcactccgtcggttacaacgacgagggttccggttgatccgaatcagcggaacagcctgctcgggaaattaacgtgtaagtggctgagcactccacagacacgtgtacccttaacgcagttcttggggatattcagcgtgacacagagagtaacaaggccggccctttgaaatacaggtacaacagaaacaggaagaaagagtgagagaaagttgtggtgaaagagtacagcagggatcaccccccccccctgccggagccttgtggagcttttaggtgttttcgctcaataaacactcacaacgcctggtctgggaatcgaaaccgcaatcctatgaccgcgagtccgctgccctaaccactgggccattgcgcctccatacctGCACCTGTATTAACAAAGTGAacacaaaaaacttttatttcttgAGGTAAATGTCTTAAATAACGAGAGGAGAGGTTGCATACTTTTCGGGTTAAAACCTCAATCAAAAAATGTGATTCTTAAATGTTCTAAACttgtattattttcataaatgGAATTTATTTAGAATCTTATGATTGAATGAAATacatcaatattttattaattttgacttgaattttttcttaatttcagtTGCAATTTGTATTTGGAAAAAGTTGGAATGGATTTCATCTTACTCCtggtcagagctgacctgggttATATGTTTCTTCTGGGTTATATGTTTCTTCTGGGTTATATGTTTCTTCTGGGTTATATGTTTCTTCTGGGTTATATGTTTCTTCTGGGTTATATGTTTCTTCTGGGTTATATGTTTCTTCTGGGTTATATGTTTCTTCTGGGTTATATGTTTCTTCTGGGTTATATGTTTCTTCTGGTTATATGTTTCTTCTTCTGGTTATATGTTTCTTCTGGGTTATATGTTTCTTCTGGGTTATATGTTTCTTCTGGGTTATATGTTTCTTCTGGGTTATATGTTTCTTCTGGGTTATATTTTCTTCTGGGTTATATGTTTCTTCTGGGTTATGTTTCTTCTGGGTTATATGTTTCTTCTGGGTTATATGTTTCTTCTGGGTTATATGTTTCTTCTGGTTATATGTTTCTTCTGGGTTATATTTTCTTCTGGGTATATGTTTCTCTGGGTTATATGTTTCTTCTGGGTTTATGTTTCTTCTGGGTTATATGTTTCTCTGGGTTATATGTTTCTTCTGGGTATATGTTTCTCTGGGTTATATGTTTCTTCTGGTTATTGTTTCTTCTGGGTTTATGTTTCTTCTGGGTTATATGTTTCTTCTGGGTTATATGTTTCTTCTGGGTTATATGTTTCTTCTGGGTTATATGTTTCTTCTGGGTTATATGTTTCTTCTGGGTTATATGTTTCTTCTGGGTTATATGTTTCTTCTGGGTTATATGTTTCTTcttaaaaaaggcggcgagctggcagaaacgttagcacgccgggcgaatgcgtggccgtatttcgtctgccgttacgttctgagttcaaattccgccgaggtcgactttgcctttcatcctttcggggtcgataaattaagtaccagttgcgcactggggtcgatgtaatcgacttaatccctttgtctgtccttgtttgtcctctctgtgtttagccccttgtgggtagtaaagaaataggtatttcgtctgtcgttacgttctgagttcaaattccgccgaggtcgactttgcctttcatcctttcggggtcgataaattaagtaccagttgcgcactggggtcgatgtaatcgacttaatccctttgtctgtccttgtttgtcctctgtgtttagccccttgtgggtagtaaagaaatatatatgtttcttctgTTAATGTTAAATTAAGTATAATTTTAGACAATGTGCAAGACCCAGGATGAATCAGACTATAAGATAGGAGATAACTAAATTATGTtatgtaaaattttattaaatttaaccctttagtatctaaactggccaaaagtattctgcctgttttatgttcaaactggccagatctggtctctcacaccaaccctacaatatcttttaaaaaattaacagctacctcatcaaaatctcatagctacaagataaggcatgattagttcaaagcaatcatcatcatcatcatcatcatcatttagcgtccgttctccatgctagcatgggttggacggttcaactggggtctgtgaagctgaaaggcttcatcaggcccagtcagatctggcaatgtttctacggctggatgcccttcctaacgccaacccctccgtgagtgtagtgagtgctttttacgtgccacccgcacaggtgccagacagagctggcaaacggccacgaacggatggtgcttttacgtgtcaccggcacgggggccaggcgaggctggcaacggacacgaacggatggtgcttttacgtgccaccaacacgggggccagactgagctggcaaacggccacgaaacggatggtgcttttacgtgtcaccagcaatgtggataaaaaaggattaattttggcagaataatgtgaacactagaGGGTTAATGAAATGGGTAAATAAAAAGGAACAACAATTTGACCCTTCTAAAACACAACTCATTTTCACAacaccaaagcaataaacaagcaATGCAATATAAATACTGAATcatttattattactcccacaaaagagaaaaatagagaaaagcaTTCATTCCATGTCTTAGATGAATAAGGAAAAAATAGTCCAACTTCTATGTTACATTTTTGAGATCATGGTTTTAATGACTGGATGCCCTACTAATCACCCTCAATTTTGTAGTGTACTGGATGTATTATATTATGGAGCCAGTGTTATAGAAGCTGTTATGTTGCTTGTGAGATTAGAGTGCTGATGTGTCTGTTCATTTGCCACCCGTTTCACAGAATGTGTTTCTAAGTCAGTGGTTTTCAcccagggttctgccagtacagtccaggggttctgcaagaagttgcaaaactgctaaaatcggcagtaatttttaattctcctgagcagatatgtgtgtataagactattaaattattgcacaggggttcctcgagccagtggaatgtttccttgggattCCGCTCcagtaaaaagtttgaaaagcacttgtatataagactattaaattattgcacaggggttccttgagccagtggaatgtttccttggggttccgctccagtaaaaagtttgaaaagcactgttctaAGTAGACGAGACAGAGAATGATTAGCCACTTACATCACTGCGATGGTGTTTCTGCAGGATAAAAACACCTGTGTCTAGTTAAACCACTATTTAGAGAAAACGCtctaccacagatattacactgatatggtttttctcctgtatgcaTACGGTAATGTTTAGTCAAATCACTATTTTgcgagaaagatttaccacagatattacactgaTAGGGTTTATCTCCCGTATGGATACGTCTATGGATTGTCAGATGAGCCGTTTGGGAGAAGGATTTATCACAAAACTCACAGTGATAAGGTCTCTCACCTGTATGTGTACGACTATGAACAGTTAGATGACCCGtctgagagaaggatttaccgcAGATAGTACAGTGATATAgcctctcacctgtatgagtgtatttgtgactagttaaatgatatttttcagagaatgttttaccacagatattgcattcatatggtttctcacctgtatgagtacgtatgtGCCTAATAAGGCCAGAACGTTCCGAGAacaatttaccacaaatatcacagtgatatggctccTCTCGAGTGTGTACACATTTGTGAGCAGTCAGTTCACTTCCAGttatgaatgatttaccacaggtatcgcaatgatatggtttctttcCGATATGAATACAATCGTGAACGCTTAAGGTTCTAGCATAAGCAAAAGACTTCCCACAGAtattacactgatatggtttttcccccgtgtgaatacgtttgtgaacggTTAAACCACTTGTGTATCGGAATGATTTcccgcagatatcacagtgatacggtctttcccctgtatgaataagtttgtgacGGTTTAATGGGCTTCTGTAAGTGAACgccttaccacagatatcacagtggaaaagattttccccggtatgaatgcgtttgtgaacaGCTAATGGACTTTGATCagtgaatgatttatcacagatatcacagtgataggtTTTCTCTTTCGTATGAATGTGTTTCTTGTGAACTGTCAATTCACTTCTTTccgtgaatgatttaccacaaatggcACAGTAATATAGCTTGCTTCCTGAATGGATACGTTTGTGAACAGTTAACGTGTGTCGATAActgaacgatttaccacagatatcacagtgatgtactttttcccctgtgtgaatacgtttatgaacATTTAATCCACTTCCGTCAgcaaaagatttaccacagatatcgcacggatagggtttctcacctgtatgcatGCGTCGCTTGTGAATTGTCAATGGGCTTGCTTGGGCAaaagatttcccacagatattGCAGTGATACGGCTTTTCCCCGGTATGGAGACGTTTGTGACCGGTCAACGCACCTCTGTAACTAAACgacttaccacagatgtcacagtgatatggtttttctcctgtatggaaACGTTTGTGAACAGTCAATCCACTTGAATAACCGAaggatttaccgcagatatcacagtggtacggtttttccccagtatgaatgcgtttgtgataaTTTAATGGACTTTgagcagagaatgatttaccacagatattacagtgatatgttTTCTCTTTCGCATGAATGTGTCTTTTGTGTATCGTCAACTGACTTGTtccggagaatgatttaccgcaaatATTACAGTCATACGGTTGGCtttctgtatgaatacgtttgtgaacagtTATTGCACCTGAATAGCGgaatgctttaccacagatatcacagtgatacggtttttCCCCTGTATGCATACGTTTGTGAACGTTTAACCCACTTCCGTCGGTGAaagatttaccgcagatatcacacggatacggtttctctcccgtatgaatgcgTCTCTTGTGTATCATCAACTGGCTTCTTCGTGTGAATGACTTACCACAAGTTTCACAATCGTAtggcttttcccctgtatgaatacgtttgtgaacagCTAATCCACTTGCGTAGGGAAAAGATCTACCGCAGATTTCACATTCgtatggtttttcccctgtgtgGATACGTTTGTGAACAGTTAATTTACTTCCagcagggaatgatttaccacagacatcacactcatatagcttctctcctgtatgaatacgtttatgagaagTTACTGCACTCCTGTTActgaatgacttaccacagacatcacagcaatatggtttttcacctgtatgaatccgTTTATGAACAGTTAATTTACTGCCAAAGCTGAACGACTTATTACAAATATTACAGTGAtaaggcttctcacctgtatgaatacgtttgtgagtcgTAACCGAGCTTCCGTtactgaatgatttaccacagatatcgcactggtatggtttttcacctgtatgaatgcgtttgtgagaaaGTAAATGGactttttgaaagaatgattttccacagatatcacagtgatatgacttctcacctgtatggatctttttgtgtttagttaaattacCACTGTCGGAGAACGAGTCCCCACAAATTTTACATttataaggtttctctcctgtatgaacacgtatgtGCCGAGTTAGGCCATCGGTGTGAgcaaacgatttaccacagatatcacagtgatatggcttttcacctgtatgGATACGGCCGTGACTGGTTAGGTGACCTcttagagagaatgatttaccacagatatcacattcatATGGTTTCTTTCCAGTATGGAGGTGTTTGTGAGTAATTAAGTTATGTTTACGCAAGAATGATTTCTCACAGATATCACATTTatatggcctctctcctgtatgaatatttttatgttcagttagcTTACTTCTAGCtacaaatgatttaccacagatatcacagttgtgtggcttctcccctgtatgcgTACCCCTATGTTCAGTTAAGTTAACTTTTACAgtgaatgatttcccacagatatcgcaatgatatcGTTTCTCTGCTCTCTCTTTTTTGTCAATACATTTATGAGTAGCAAGTTTACTTTCCTGAGCGAAtgactttttacagatatcacagtggtacgATGGTTCCCCTATCTCTTTCGGCAATTCTTCAGGGCAACTCATTCTCCTATATTTTAAGTTCTCAGGACAAttacattcatattttttctctacTTATTACAGCATTACTCAAAACCCGTCAACAGCGATATTTCCATCAATTTTTATCTCTGTTGGCAACAGAGAAAAACTGCAATGTTCTTTGGTAAGTTTTGCAAATTTAACGGGAACATGAAAATCATCCTGTACTTATTCTTGGCGATGAAGTAAAGAAATGTCACTCCCACAAGAAATATTCTTCAGTTTTCTGTATAACCATTTTCTTCAGTCTTTAAAAAATGATGACTCTTGATGATATATAGTGTTTAATGCCAATGCCATCTGGTATTCTGAAATGATAGTGAAATGGTGCaagatattgaaaataataataataataataataaaaaaaaaatatatatatatatgtatatataatcatcatcgtttaacgtcagctttccatgctagtatgggttagatgatttgactgaggtctggcgaaccagatgtctgcaccagactccaatctgatctggcagagtttctacagctggatgaccttcctaacgccaaccactccgagagtgtagtgggtgcttttacatgccactggcacgagggccagtccagtggcactggcaacgacctcgctcgaatgttttttcacgtgccaccagcacaagtgagacgacacaggtaacgatcacactcgaatggtgttttttacatgccattgacacagaggccagcttgttgctctggcaacgatcatgctcccagagcgtgatatatatatatatatacacacacacacatgtatatataaaaatggaacaaaaacgcaatagaggacaataaaacatttggttacatagatgatacaaaggcagacaagagaaacaacaattagaaggacagggaaAAAAGGGCAAGtaattcgtggccttctttcttaCCGTTGTCCTTACgatttcggacagttacacttaAGACAGTTTGAATTGGTTGCCCACCAAAATGTCTAAGCTCAGAGAATTAGATTTTTCTCTAAGCAGCTAGTGAATGTGTATaccataaaaagataaaaaacagagaacatgatacacaattccaaatacaaccaacaagaatgtaacaacaggtgtcttttgactgaGAACAAATCAAATtcagctggcgtgtatgaagtgaaagcctaaaggcaggaacataggagacGGACATAAGAGATGTTGGTGGCTGGCAGTCGGGccaagaaagatcatggctggccagACACCAGTCACATGGAAGGAGAGAGGGGTACAGGGCAGcaggattgaaggattagaaaagcCAACTCAATttgattcattcatatatatataggtgtgaaagcacgtggttgaatatatagaaaatagtaaaaagtaaaaaaactacagaaggcttgttttaaaaggttaaaaaatattatttgagtcaatatgtctgaagaatgttataaatttttttcatataatgacatagtttagaagaaatgaccggtttcgcattcagctttt
The nucleotide sequence above comes from Octopus sinensis linkage group LG24, ASM634580v1, whole genome shotgun sequence. Encoded proteins:
- the LOC115224098 gene encoding zinc finger protein 721-like is translated as MSCPEELPKEIGEPSYHCDICKKSFAQESKLATHKCIDKKERAEKRYHCDICGKSFTVKVNLTEHRGTHTGEKPHNCDICGKSFVARSKLTEHKNIHTGERPYKCDICEKSFLRKHNLITHKHLHTGKKPYECDICGKSFSLRGHLTSHGRIHTGEKPYHCDICGKSFAHTDGLTRHIRVHTGEKPYKCKICGDSFSDSGNLTKHKKIHTGEKSYHCDICGKSFFQKVHLLSHKRIHTGEKPYQCDICGKSFSNGSSVTTHKRIHTGEKPYHCNICNKSFSFGSKLTVHKRIHTGEKPYCCDVCGKSFSNRSAVTSHKRIHTGEKLYECDVCGKSFPAGSKLTVHKRIHTGEKPYECEICGRSFPYASGLAVHKRIHTGEKPYDCETCGKSFTRRSQLMIHKRRIHTGEKPYPCDICGKSFTDGSGLNVHKRMHTGEKPYHCDICGKAFRYSGAITVHKRIHTESQPYDCNICGKSFSGTSQLTIHKRHIHAKEKTYHCNICGKSFSAQSPLNYHKRIHTGEKPYHCDICGKSFGYSSGLTVHKRFHTGEKPYHCDICGKSFSYRGALTGHKRLHTGEKPYHCNICGKSFAQASPLTIHKRRMHTGEKPYPCDICGKSFADGSGLNVHKRIHTGEKVHHCDICGKSFSYRHTLTVHKRIHSGSKLYYCAICGKSFTERSELTVHKKHIHTKEKTYHCDICDKSFTDQSPLAVHKRIHTGENLFHCDICGKAFTYRSPLNRHKLIHTGERPYHCDICGKSFRYTSGLTVHKRIHTGEKPYQCNICGKSFAYARTLSVHDCIHIGKKPYHCDTCGKSFITGSELTAHKCVHTREEPYHCDICGKLFSERSGLIRHIRTHTGEKPYECNICGKTFSEKYHLTSHKRIHTGEKPYRCDICGISFSDSGNLTKHKYIHTGEKSYHCDICGKSVNEQSPLNLHKCIHTGEKPYNCDICSKSFIYKNALIAHKRIHSGDKPYCCDICGKSYSATIKLTMHKRRIHTKEKQYRCYICGKSFTDQSPLTVHKRIHTGSKPHHCDICGKMFTYASGLTIHKRIHTGVKPYRCDICGKSFSEKHCLTKHKYTHTGEKLYHCNVCGKSFSQTSHLTVHSRTHTGEKPYHCEMCDKSFSQKAHLTIHRRIHTGDRPYKCDICGKSFSQNSDVTKHYRTHTGEKPYRCDICGKSFSVSTALTSHKYIHTGEKPYRCDICGKSFSHTKHACVHSEEKLYHDDDICGKSSLSVANHSSM